cggagtgctgattccacttccttccattgtgcctccattaCCTGGGCTAAGTCGTCGGCCTCTGGTACATCCGTGGGTACGTTAGAAGGTGTCAGggtaggttcccatccgtacagggctttgaacGGTGTCTTTCCTGTGCTGCTGTGCAccgcgttgttgtacgcGAATTcggccattggtaaccatttggtccagtcccgttgattgACCCCTGAGTATGCCCTGAGAAAATGTTCAATGGATGGGTTAACCCGTTCCGTCTGTCCGtcgctctgggggtggtacgctgaggagaagtgagggtctattcccaggcgtttgtacagcgccttcaggaatttgttattgaagatCCTTCCCCTATCGGAGACTGTTTTCTTGGGCATACCGTgccgtttccatacgtgttccAAGAACAATTCCGCCAGTTCgggtgccttgagcttcttagaacatttgacaaaaatcCCATACTTTGTGAAGCTATCCACTATGACCAAGATGGAGTCGTTACTTCCGTCCTtgggcaggtctactatcatatcGTATGATACGTGTTGCCAAGGTTGTGATGGAAGTTCCAAAGGCTGAGGGGGAATGGACGCGTATTTGGGCTTCCGGATCCGTTGGCAGATCTCACACAAATCAACGTGCCAATATGTATTGGcgcggatgccaggccagtagtaagtTCTTGATACCAATTCTAAGGTCCTCTGTCTGCCTGGATGGCCTGCCAACGGGCTATCGTGGAAGATCCTGAGCAAGTCCGTCCGTAAGGTTCCTACGTCCAGTACTACAATTCGTCCCTGGTAAAACAACAGACCAGCCTCCAGttcataatccttgaatgcgcgCTTGATGgagggtggtgccttggacttgttttgtaGGAACTGCAAGATTTCCTCCAAGGACTTGTCCTGGTCTGGAGAGGCCTcgatctggcgttgtagttCTTTTTCGGGAGTTACTAGGGCAATATTTGCAAATACAGGATCTGGAAGCATGGTTTGATCGGCAGGTGGGATATCGGCGTGGTCTGATCAACGAGacaaggcatctggttttccaGATTGTTTACCTGGTTGATATACGATGTGGAAATTGTACCCAGCCAGGAGTAGGTGCCAGCGTGCATGGCGGCAATTGAAGGTCCtagattccttccagtactccaggttaCAATGATCCGTGAAAACCGT
The nucleotide sequence above comes from Rhizoctonia solani chromosome 3, complete sequence. Encoded proteins:
- a CDS encoding Retrotransposable element Tf2 protein, translated to MLPDPVFANIALVTPEKELQRQIEASPDQDKSLEEILQFLQNKSKAPPSIKRAFKDYELEAGLLFYQGRIVVLDVGTLRTDLLRIFHDSPLAGHPGRQRTLELVSRTYYWPGIRANTYWHVDLCEICQRIRKPKYASIPPQPLELPSQPWQHVSYDMIVDLPKDGSNDSILVIVDSFTKYGIFVKCSKKLKAPELAELFLEHVWKRHGMPKKTVSDRGRIFNNKFLKALYKRLGIDPHFSSAYHPQSDGQTERVNPSIEHFLRAYSGVNQRDWTKWLPMAEFAYNNAVHSSTGKTPFKALYGWEPTLTPSNVPTDVPEADDLAQVMEAQWKEVESALRQSKQRMTAGEDGSPIEFEIGEEAWLDARNVNLKTLSPKLTEQRLGPFKVIEKISDWAYRLELPPTMRIHNVFYIGLLSKVKKDKKRAFKNCPPPVTVNGEEEYKVEGITDAEERNGKWFFRVKWKGYGSEENTWEPRENLENAEKILKKYEEDMKKKALGAAKALRGGAVL